A stretch of the Candidatus Goldiibacteriota bacterium HGW-Goldbacteria-1 genome encodes the following:
- a CDS encoding ATP-dependent DNA helicase PcrA: MELRELLNEEQVQAVMHKEGPLLILAGAGSGKTRVITYRLAWLLSEHNVSPENILCVTFTNKAAQEMKSRARKVAGKKVDKVWMSTFHSFGVRVLRLHAELLGYDKNFTIYDQEDRERLLKECMHDAKVSDKEMKVYDCMRYIQDAKNSLITPAEYMNDYGTEYEKGMVARIYEIYEKRLKRNNSMDFDDLIWKPLDLFNNNPAVLEKYREQFQYIMIDEYQDINHAQYMLISMMASKYKNICVVGDDDQSIYRFRGADITNILNFEEDYPDAKVIRLERNYRSTQTILKAAHKVIQNNSDRKEKEMWTDNDKGEKIIFYYVDDEVMEGEAILNEIDKLMRLHGADLKDIAIFYRTNAQSRSIEDRLRRAGLPYKLVGGFSFYGRMEIKDMLSYMRIIANPRDVISFKRIVNVPPRGISDTTVEKVEQFAFQNDITLLEALGRTQETENIKPMVKQSCSQLHALLTGLAINRNNMKLRDLMAEILTGTGYISFWENDQNPKAKERIENVKELVSAVAEFEEEKKDATLEDFLSQVALISEVDKLDENADAVTLMTIHSAKGLEFDNVFIAGMDEKIFPHKNCIEEEGGIEEERRLAYVGITRARKRLYLLSAISRRQFGARTLGAISRFINEIPEEYLHHKGRPPAKQLDEKLSGAVHDMGIDAQPNYEATDAEPAVMQLEPGDKVSHIKMGEGIITKIEPYGDDYRITVMFKKNGRKELSAKYAGLAKI; this comes from the coding sequence TTGGAACTTCGTGAACTCTTAAATGAAGAACAGGTGCAGGCCGTTATGCACAAAGAAGGGCCGCTTTTAATACTTGCAGGCGCCGGCAGCGGCAAAACGCGTGTTATAACATACAGGCTTGCCTGGCTTTTATCCGAACATAATGTATCCCCTGAAAATATCCTGTGCGTTACGTTTACCAATAAAGCCGCGCAGGAAATGAAATCAAGGGCCAGAAAAGTCGCGGGCAAAAAAGTTGATAAAGTATGGATGAGTACGTTTCATTCTTTTGGGGTGCGTGTTTTAAGGCTGCACGCGGAGCTTTTAGGTTATGACAAAAACTTCACCATATATGACCAGGAAGACAGGGAGCGCCTTTTAAAAGAGTGCATGCACGACGCCAAGGTGTCTGACAAGGAAATGAAAGTATATGACTGCATGCGTTACATTCAGGACGCTAAAAATTCCCTTATTACCCCCGCGGAATACATGAATGATTACGGCACGGAATATGAAAAAGGCATGGTTGCAAGGATATATGAAATTTACGAGAAAAGGCTTAAACGCAACAATTCAATGGATTTTGACGACCTTATATGGAAACCGCTGGACCTTTTTAACAATAACCCTGCTGTCCTTGAAAAATACAGGGAGCAGTTTCAATACATAATGATAGACGAGTATCAGGACATTAACCACGCGCAGTACATGCTTATTTCAATGATGGCGTCCAAATATAAAAATATATGCGTGGTGGGCGACGATGACCAGTCTATTTACCGCTTTCGCGGCGCGGATATTACAAATATTCTCAATTTTGAAGAAGATTACCCTGATGCAAAGGTAATAAGGTTAGAGCGCAATTACCGTTCCACACAGACTATCCTGAAAGCCGCGCATAAGGTGATTCAGAATAACTCCGACAGAAAAGAAAAAGAGATGTGGACAGATAACGACAAGGGCGAAAAGATAATTTTCTATTACGTGGATGACGAAGTCATGGAAGGCGAAGCCATCCTTAATGAAATAGACAAACTGATGCGTCTGCACGGCGCGGATTTAAAGGACATAGCGATATTTTACCGCACCAACGCGCAGTCACGTTCCATTGAAGACAGGTTAAGGCGCGCCGGGCTTCCGTATAAGCTTGTCGGCGGATTCAGTTTTTACGGCAGGATGGAAATAAAAGACATGCTGTCATACATGAGGATAATTGCCAATCCGCGTGATGTAATAAGTTTTAAAAGGATAGTCAACGTACCGCCGCGCGGCATCAGCGACACCACGGTGGAAAAAGTGGAACAGTTTGCTTTTCAGAATGACATAACCCTTCTTGAAGCCCTTGGAAGGACACAGGAAACGGAAAATATTAAGCCTATGGTAAAACAGTCGTGCTCGCAGCTGCATGCGCTTTTAACAGGGCTTGCGATAAACAGGAACAATATGAAGTTAAGGGACCTTATGGCGGAAATTCTGACCGGCACAGGGTATATTTCTTTTTGGGAAAATGACCAGAACCCCAAAGCAAAGGAAAGAATAGAAAACGTTAAGGAACTTGTCTCTGCTGTGGCGGAATTTGAAGAAGAGAAAAAAGACGCGACACTGGAAGACTTTTTATCCCAGGTGGCGCTTATATCCGAAGTTGATAAACTTGACGAAAATGCCGATGCCGTGACGCTTATGACAATTCACAGCGCCAAAGGCCTTGAATTTGACAATGTGTTCATAGCGGGTATGGATGAAAAAATATTTCCGCATAAGAACTGCATAGAAGAAGAGGGCGGAATAGAAGAAGAACGCCGGCTTGCATATGTGGGTATTACCCGCGCAAGAAAAAGGCTTTACCTGCTCTCCGCAATTTCGCGCAGGCAGTTTGGTGCCAGGACGCTTGGGGCGATATCAAGGTTTATAAACGAGATTCCCGAAGAATACCTGCATCACAAAGGCAGGCCGCCTGCTAAGCAGCTGGATGAAAAATTATCCGGCGCTGTGCATGACATGGGAATAGACGCGCAGCCCAATTACGAAGCAACGGACGCGGAGCCTGCGGTAATGCAGCTGGAACCGGGGGACAAGGTCAGTCACATAAAGATGGGTGAAGGAATTATCACCAAAATAGAGCCCTATGGGGATGATTACAGGATAACTGTAATGTTTAAAAAGAACGGGAGAAAAGAGCTTTCAGCAAAATACGCGGGGCTTGCTAAGATCTGA
- a CDS encoding RNA 2',3'-cyclic phosphodiesterase → MGKGKLKKAAPALVRIFIGIPLQQELKEEIGSFEGVLKQIEGIKVVKPDHLHVTLKFIGNTPERKLDQIKEIIDKSCEGIKPFVIKPAVISAFPSPDKASVVWLNCGEGATAISAIFKILEKELRAMAYAGEKQEYIPHITVARSRKMADITKIQGEIKISGTSTAGCVVLYKSDLNPDGPEYSELYRKDFAE, encoded by the coding sequence TTGGGCAAAGGGAAATTAAAAAAAGCAGCACCGGCTTTAGTGCGGATTTTTATCGGAATCCCGCTGCAGCAGGAATTAAAGGAAGAAATAGGATCTTTTGAAGGCGTGTTAAAACAGATTGAAGGTATTAAGGTTGTAAAGCCGGACCACCTTCATGTCACGTTAAAATTTATCGGCAATACCCCGGAAAGAAAACTGGATCAAATAAAAGAAATTATAGATAAAAGCTGTGAAGGCATAAAGCCGTTTGTGATAAAACCGGCGGTCATATCAGCTTTTCCTTCGCCGGACAAAGCGTCTGTTGTATGGTTAAACTGCGGGGAAGGCGCGACGGCTATATCGGCAATTTTTAAAATTCTGGAAAAAGAGCTGCGTGCAATGGCATATGCCGGGGAAAAGCAGGAATATATCCCGCACATCACAGTGGCAAGAAGCAGAAAAATGGCGGACATTACCAAAATTCAGGGTGAAATTAAAATAAGCGGCACATCAACTGCGGGCTGTGTGGTGTTGTATAAAAGCGATTTAAATCCCGACGGGCCGGAATATTCGGAACTTTACAGAAAAGATTTTGCGGAATAA
- a CDS encoding UDP-glucose 4-epimerase — MANKRILVTGGAGFIGSNMTDELINKGYSVTVFDNLSTGDKSYISPKAKFIKGDVKNPSDIEKCFKDKIHAVIHIAGCASTIKSFDDPATDLMTNTLGTVNMINAAIKHKTARFLYASSMTSYGIPDAIPVKETMATRPIAYYGITKYSGERYVLATGLRNDLPFKFNATAFRMFNVYGRRQSLTNPYQGVVSIFIGNVLRNEQVKIFGDGKQSRDYVHIKDVCRAWIGAIDNPKSYGEVFNLGSGIRVSVNELVKYIIKIFGHDPKKYSVKYFDARPGDQRHMQADISKAAKLLKWKPEIAFEEGMRDVINWAKGN, encoded by the coding sequence ATGGCAAATAAAAGAATTTTAGTGACAGGCGGGGCGGGTTTTATCGGTTCCAATATGACGGATGAACTTATTAATAAAGGGTACAGCGTTACCGTATTTGACAACCTTTCCACAGGGGATAAAAGTTATATAAGTCCAAAGGCGAAATTCATAAAGGGTGACGTAAAAAATCCATCTGACATAGAAAAGTGTTTTAAGGATAAAATTCATGCCGTTATTCACATAGCCGGGTGCGCGTCCACTATTAAATCTTTTGATGACCCGGCAACAGACCTTATGACAAATACTTTAGGCACGGTGAATATGATAAACGCGGCAATAAAACACAAAACCGCGCGCTTTCTTTACGCGTCTTCAATGACCTCTTACGGTATTCCTGACGCGATACCGGTAAAAGAGACCATGGCTACAAGGCCAATTGCCTATTACGGTATTACAAAATATTCCGGCGAAAGGTACGTGCTTGCCACCGGGTTAAGAAATGACCTGCCGTTTAAATTCAATGCCACAGCTTTCCGCATGTTTAATGTGTACGGCCGCAGGCAGTCTTTAACCAACCCGTATCAGGGAGTGGTTTCTATTTTTATCGGCAATGTCCTAAGGAATGAACAGGTAAAGATTTTTGGCGACGGAAAGCAGTCGCGCGATTACGTGCACATAAAAGACGTCTGCAGGGCGTGGATAGGCGCGATTGACAACCCCAAATCCTACGGAGAGGTTTTTAACCTTGGTTCCGGCATCAGGGTGTCTGTCAATGAACTTGTAAAGTACATAATAAAAATATTCGGGCATGACCCGAAAAAGTATTCCGTGAAATATTTTGACGCAAGGCCGGGAGATCAGCGGCATATGCAGGCGGACATTTCCAAGGCGGCGAAACTTCTTAAGTGGAAACCTGAAATAGCGTTTGAAGAAGGAATGAGGGATGTGATAAATTGGGCAAAGGGAAATTAA
- a CDS encoding dolichyl-phosphate beta-D-mannosyltransferase — translation MKALIVIPTYNEKENILKLIPLVKKAVKGVHILVVDDASPDGTGKAVGSLAKKDSAVKLIERKGKLGLGTAYVEGFKYALKHKYDYIFEMDADFSHDPQYLKNFLEEIKGSDLVIGSRYINGVSVVNWPIRRLMLSKFAGWYARTITGLPLTDCTSGFKCFKREVLESIDLNKIHSDGYAFQIEMHYKAWKKGFKIKETPIIFVDRHSGSSKMSHGVIMEAAVIVWKLRMGII, via the coding sequence ATGAAGGCGTTAATAGTGATTCCCACGTATAACGAAAAAGAGAATATATTAAAACTGATTCCGCTGGTAAAAAAAGCGGTTAAAGGCGTTCACATTCTTGTGGTGGATGACGCGTCGCCTGACGGCACGGGCAAAGCCGTGGGTTCTCTGGCAAAAAAAGACAGCGCCGTAAAACTTATTGAACGCAAAGGCAAATTAGGGCTTGGCACCGCGTATGTGGAAGGTTTTAAGTACGCGTTAAAGCACAAATACGATTATATTTTTGAAATGGACGCGGATTTTTCCCATGATCCGCAGTACCTTAAAAATTTTCTTGAAGAAATAAAAGGCAGCGACCTTGTGATAGGGTCGCGCTATATAAATGGTGTAAGCGTGGTTAACTGGCCCATAAGAAGGCTTATGTTATCCAAATTCGCGGGATGGTACGCGCGTACAATTACAGGGCTTCCGTTAACCGACTGCACAAGCGGGTTTAAATGTTTTAAAAGGGAAGTGCTGGAATCCATTGACCTGAATAAAATACATTCAGACGGGTACGCTTTTCAGATAGAGATGCATTACAAGGCGTGGAAAAAAGGGTTTAAGATAAAGGAAACGCCTATCATATTTGTTGACCGCCATTCAGGAAGCTCTAAAATGTCACACGGTGTAATAATGGAAGCCGCGGTTATTGTGTGGAAACTTAGGATGGGGATTATTTAA